CAGTGGGCACGAGAGGCTGAAGCAAATTCCTGTGCCCGACCAAGGCAAACAGAGAGCGGGTCAAAAGGCAGCGTGGCGCTGCATGTCCCCGCGAACTGCCTAAAGTTAGACGAGGACCTCCACTTTAGATCACCGTGATAacactgcgcacacacacacacagaatatagAAAATGTGTTGCAGGAATGCATATACACAGACTTTCATAATCATGTCCTGATAAAGCTGTTATGATTCTTATGTTTTGCCACCTATGGATGTTTGTGCACAAAGTAAACCTGTCTGAGGTGAAAGAGAGAGGCCAGGAGCGCATAGCTGAggttaatgtttttattaaatatatcacctttttattctttttacatTACATCTCAATTACAAAagtgtacagtacatacacacgTGTGAGCAGTTAGTCACTTTGGAATAGACTCACATCAACAATAATTCTCTCTCCATCAGCAGCATGTATAGACAGAGCAGAGGCGTCACACGTTCACGGTGGGACTCGCTCTTTGTGGTCATGTCTTCTTGGTAAGAGAACAGCGACATGTAAAGTAAAATAgcaagtcttttcttttttgacagACACATCAACATAACTTGACAGCAGACACATAAATATTGGAGGTAGGTAAATGTAGAAATACCCGTCTGGGAGGCACCACCTGTCATGCTAACTGCAACCCCATGGAACCATGGGAAATGTTTTCTGAGTACTGTTTAAAGATTCCCGACTGAGAGTTTTGCATTCACTGACAAAAGGTGATCATGTGTCACaagaaaagacaacaacaaaaagacaaataacAATGGCAACAATGTGAAAATGAatcataaaaacaacatttagaAATACTTCTAAATGACATTTGGTCACTCAGTGCTTTTGTTCTTGCTTGGTTTGTCACAAACCAAACCTCCAGACAACTCCTTAAGGGTAGAGCGAGCTCAACTCAGCAGTGGAGTTACTCAGGGCCAAGATACATATATACACTTTATACACccatacaaataataatataacaacAATAAGgcaaaatattatataaatactCATACAATAATTACAAATAACAAAATCAaataatgttgaaataaataaggCTGAAGAGTAAATGCATCAATATTAAAATCtttttcagaaaaacaaaaatagattttctttttctctttgggACGGGTGTttgaagaggagggagggagggaggggttcAGAGTGGCCTGGACCCAAAGTCCAGCAATGACAGTGTACCTGAATTAAACACCACCATGGACAAGatcaataaataaacatttatccAAAAGGAAAAATCAGTGGCTTgctgctgcttcttcttcttcttcttcttcttcgagATCTGCATCAGTGGTTGATCTCTTTAAGGGCACTCGGCTTCTACAGACAGGTCGGTCCAACCTAACATCTGCTTGCCGTTCCAGGAGTTCACACACCAGCATCGACCCCTCTGTCCGTCCAAGGAGGATTCACACTGCAAGggacacaaacagaaaatccTTTTTATTTGAACTGCTTTCATTGTCATTCcatatgtcacacacacacacacacacacacacacacacacacacacacacacacacacacacacacacgtacagtcATGCAGCacttaaacaaaaaacacactctGGAGGTGCAAACGGTGCTGAACAAATCCCtgcctgtaacacacacacacgtttgtggcactatctttgtggggacccgtcattgacataatgcattccctagccccttaccctaaccttaaccatcacaactaaatgcctaaccttaacccttaccctcaccctaaccataacctaattctaaccctaatcctaaaaccaagtcttaaccctcaaacagtcctttaaccttgtggggtccagcattttggccccacaatgctgttgggaccccacaagtatactggactcctggtttttggaccccacaaatatagttaaacaagccccccacacacacacacattttaaagctgtggtTTACATAATCttagcacgcacacacacacacacacacacacacacacacacacacacacacacacacacacacacacacacacacacacacacacacacacacacacacacacacgattattTCAAGCTGAATGGAGTTATgaatccaacacacacacactcggagCACATTTTGCTGGAGACACCAACCTGTTTGGGTTTGTAAAGCCCGTGCTTGTCACAGTTGGGGAGGTAGAATCTGGTTAATTTGTCTCCTAATTTCTGCTGGGATTTGGCAATCTTTTCCAAGGCTCTATGCAGCTCAACATGACATGGCCCCTGGTAGAGAGGAAACAGGTGAGAGAAGGGTTAACTGTGCTCTGTACCTGCACGGTGCCAACACACAGAAATAACAAGGAGCACCGCTTTATTATCAGCAAACACGTGGGCTGACAGCAACATAAAAGTTGTAATAACAAGCATCcccagtctctctctgtctccatcatCTCCCTTCAAACAGCACACGAGCTCCCCCTTGTGGTGCACGAGCCCTCTTCCCCTAAACCTCCTCCCAAAAACTTTTAGTAACATATTACACACAGAGGATTTCACACAATGATGCCGGGGCAGCGTTTGGGTCTCACCTGTTCGACCATTTTCTTGCGGTTGGCGAGGAGTTTGGCTTTCATGCTCTCCTGAGCGTCGGCAGCAGCCCTCGGGTCGTAGGGTTTACTGTGGCCGGGGAGGTAGTGGCTGGAGCCGGGGTCCGGGACGATGGCTGCGTTCTCCATCTCAGCCTCTGGCTCTCCCTGATCTGGAGAAGGAAATTGAATGAATGTGAATCGGGACTGACTGAATGTAACTGTAATTAGACCAGCCaagtgtttttttgggggggaattGTAGCCTAAGAAGGAGGATTTGCTGGATTTGCTGAACACCGATGTAGCCTGTAAATGTGGAGGATATATAGGCCTACCTTGTGTCTGGGGCTCGGGGGTCGGCTCGGGCTCCGTGCTTTCCGTGCACACGGCTTGCCCCCGGGTGAGGGAGTGCAGCGGCCGGGGGTCGCCGGGTCTCGGGGTGCACTTCAGTCCGGAGCCGCACGGCGCCGTGTAGATCCCGCACAGCTCCTCAGCCTTCAGGGCGCAGGCGAGGCAGCATCCACAGCCGGGTTCCCGCAGCACCTCGGTGCATCCGGGGGCCACCTCTGGACACTGGCTCAGCTTCTCCGGAGAACACGGGGCGCATCGGATCGGCTCTGGCCCCACCACCGGGGACCCCAGCGTCCCTGTGGCCAGCACGGAGCACACCGCTGCCACCACGACGTGCTTCAAATGTAATCCACCCATGGACAACATAGTGAGCTGGATACTAAATATAGTCTAGAATATAAAATGTAGAGCAAGGTAAAGAGTTTATCAAAAGGTAGAAACCGGATTCCCACGGTTCCCTGCTCAGTTGTGACTTTCGTTTGATTTTGGGAAAATGTCTAACTGTGCGTTGCGCGCAGCCGTATTTATAGCCCGGGTCCTCTGTGAGTGTTTGACGCATCGGCGTTATGAATGATTTCTGAAAAGAAGGTGTGATGATACGATGGGCTCTGATTGGCCCGCATATGTCCGGCCAGGCAGCTCATTTTAATACAACATTCACGTCAATATTGCTTTTGGAACAGGCAATGCTTGCACGTATCGCCGACGAGTGACGACACCAGTGTTTGATGTTGCAATcaaggacccccccccccttccccccctttttttttctcacccgGGTGCTACACTAAAACCACTTTGCCCCACACTGCCAGCGTACAGTACCAACAGAGGCGGAGTGtttcttttctgtttgtctTCACACAGCGTACTGAGCTCATTTAATCCATTTAAGAGGCGAAACAGTCCCTTGTTTTCTGCGCGGACACAGACGAGCTCCTCTCTGCAGGAACAACGTTGCCTATTCATGACGCTGTCTCCATTAATTGTCCTACCCGAACTTCTTACACAACTTTTGGGAAAAACTAACTTAATGAGCGCAAATTACGCACGCCCACGCTGCGCGCACAGAGCGACCCAGCGGCTCTAATTGTGCATGAGAACTCATCCGTGCATTTCAGAGGGATAATAAAACcaacttttttcatttttagaaataGCTGCGCAAATGACGGTCACCATTTACGCCAGTGAGTCAAGCGCTCTGGGCTCTGTGGTATGCGATCCCTCCGTGTCCCCTCGCGCGCGCACTGAACCCGGCTTTGGGCTCAAAACAGGAGATGTGTCCCATTGTAAATAGCCGTTTCCTGGGATAATAATATACCAATTGCTTTGAATGGGGGCTGCGCTGACATGATCACAGACACGTCCCCCCCATGACTCGCCGCTCTCCGGGGATTTTGATGATCCCACGCTGAACGACGTGAACGTTGTCACGGCTTGTTACAAGTTATTTGGCGTCCTGTCCCTGCTGACCCCGGGACGGGCACGTGATAAATTCCCTTcatttgcacacacaaaaagactcaaaacagacagaaaactgATATCAGTGCAAACTCCCGCTTTACATGTCTCAttttcaccccccccccacaacgtATCTATTCTTACGTTTTACTGAATGACCTCGACGTTTATTTCTGATTCAATGGACTGCACTGTGTGATCGGCTACCATGCAACTGCTTTATAGTATTGCGTCATCTGTCAGTCACTCTCACGTGAAGCCCAGATTTGTATTAAGCCCCTGGCTAAATAAAGCTTATAGTGTAATCTGATGTGGCGTGAGAGCGATTTCTAGACCCACTGCCCCGCATGCTGACATCTTCATCTGTGTGTGAAGGTGTATTCAGTCCAATTACACACCAACAGGGCAGCCTGTGCAAGTTACTAACAGTGCTGGAGAGTAatgaagtacatttactcaggtactgtgtttaagtaggcctacagttAAAGTGACTAtgtgtaacttttaaatgtttctgaaactgtgtaatgttccagCTGAtaatcataaatgacctgtaacagcaaacgtgACTAACAGTTTTTATAtacttttttattaatgcctctgcgcgggtccgatttttcccgtgaagtcacaaaatgattcaccggaaaagcctgtgttattgTATCCAGCCAGGGAAAAGGTAGCAGGTGAATTCTTTATATGGGCATAATTGTATTTAATGTtgttttagaagttatctgctgtagggtatacgtgcagtttagtgtcccaaattattttccaaaagggttaaggttagtgggttagggttagggttagggttaaaataatttgggaagttggcctactattttcttttcccttgtccccctgtacttgtaTAAAgcatccttgggtttcatgaaatgcgcaatattaatctaagttattatgttggttgctacaacaatctcttaatgctttggctcgtgacacagtgacagtgatacccggtttagctcatgGTACATCCAAGTTAAGTTAccatatgcaacacttgaaatgcaacgatgtaTCTGTAACTTagtctcttattgtaaattaatgattttctgtctgagcaaaacattcatcgcgacTATACGACCTCcccgtaacgctaactcagtaatctgcGGTGGGCAAtaaagcaccgtaaagaaaagagctttacgacagcaggcgtggtaaaaacactaccacttttgtccaaagcggccgctagaatcaacacaaactgaaagttacatatggCTACTTTGATGCTGTGTTCCAGGCAACCCGCCGTAACccatgttttcacaaccttctacccgtgaaagtgccctggaacgacagtcaaacccgtaacttactactcgtgaactcgtaccagatcgttgtgctcccagttacagtttttgacgtcacacatacataaacaacaatggcgacccctgttgatgctgtacagacgctggtgattaacagtgagaaatagaaataaatagacataaataggcaacgtaaagtaattccgcgcattgtaatcaaaacaatacacatacgattgtgtactattACAGGTTatgtatcagctagcgctagctagcgctagctaacgtcaacgttaagtagccgctagctaacgccagctagaagggtttgtggtgactttgcctggaacgctaccaagtcatgagtcgtgacttgaagtcgtaacttacgggctaaaaattgtgtccgGAACACAGCATCAGTATTTGAGTATTCCCATTTTCTACCACTTTTTACTTCTATTTCACTACAATTCAGAGGGGAATCACTTTTATCTGACACTTAGCCTACTTTTATAAACTTTGTGAtttttagtagtagtagttaaaATGTAGTAGTTAAAAGTAGTTAAAATGAGCTCCGTCTGGAAGACAACATTCAAATGTTGCTTAAATGTTAATGGATCAATAATACATATGGTATATTAagtcattctgcataatgagtacatTTACCTAGTGGTACAACAGAAGTTCATCAGTCCAGTAGAGTTTAGGAGGTCAAACAAAACTAAAGGAGATCTCCATTAAAGTCAACAGgtatttttcacagcagacagttTGACATTTATTAGCGGAAAAAGCACAGGTGCAATCATTAACATTAATCACGGCTGCAGTTGGCTCACTGCCTCACTGGGACAATAGATTGCACCACTAGTCTTGTAATGAATTACACCTGCGGATTTCCTGCTCTGAACCCCGGCTAATGGACGTCACCTGTCACATCACAGTTAATGTGTGAGAGCGGCACTTTGTGAAATCATTTGAACTGGCCGGGGACATTTTGTGAACAGTATTTTGGGGCtgtgtgtttaaaatgtttgtttgcatCCTGTTAACAGTACTGTTGGAAGTACAAATCAACATATTTGGAAGTCGCCAATATGCCACCATTAGATAAGATAAGAAAAAAGGACACAGAGTGCTGGTTAGTAACGTGTTTGTGCAAAAATAAGAACATATCTTGTAGCCGACTCCTTCCAAGTTTTGTTTAAGTTTTGCTTGTGTTCCTTTTTTCCCTGAGAAAAGTGTACAGAGCATAAATTTCTTAGAAGGGTCCTTAAACCTCATGAACACATCAAAGGGCAGACATCAGAACTGAGCTAGTATCTGCCATGACAAAGGCCTTATACAGCCCACATAAAACCAAAGATGGCACATCAGGATCAGAACCAGAataagaaaaggttttatttccacaataagtacacttatgtggaatttgccttgttgaatggtgcatacattaacaaacaaacatattaaacattaatatgaaataaacaataaatacagaaaaacaaatatatacatacaaaaaaagGCCAAATGGGTTGAATGCAAAATTAGCAaagaatatatagtatatgcAATGGGCAGATGTAAAGTCCGGTATGAAGGTTAGTGCAAGTGTAGTGACTAGGGATGGGGGGGCTTAAGAGTCAGTGTCAGTGAGGGTCCAGGCCCTTGTTGGTGAGGCAGTTTTTGTGGGTTGAGGTTTTAGTCCTGATGGGCCGCCTTCTGGGGAGGCGTTCAAAcagtttgtgtccggggtgatcggctaatttaattaatttaatttatactttttattaattCCCTGTGGGGGAATTACAAAAGGCTACAATCTACTACACAAGCTACACAAAAATTTAGTTTCAGACCATAGTGCTGCCTAGCCTCGTTTCACTATAGTACCTCCTCCTACTGACTGGAAGCTGTATTACAAGCAAACAAATTCTGAGTTTGTGTTTTCAGCATTCTTCCTTTTACAAACTTTATGAATGGCTGAAGTGGGTGGGTATCCTCTACGTTGTCAGTCGAAGCATCCAACTTTTTATTTGCTGCATCACTGTACACAGAGCAACAGGAGGAGAACAGCTTTGTAAGCTATAAAAGTAGGCTGTctcaaaagtacaagtatcttaccagaaaatgactttggtagaagtaaaagtctccttttagaatattacttgagtaaaagtcttgaagtatctgatatttactgtacttaagtatcaacagtcattttctgatattaaatgtacttaagtattagaagtaaaagtaaaaaaaaactttgattaagaactttatggccaaaggtgtgtaacattatcttcatcaccactgtcgtcagggtggtcatcgtctgttaccatggcgacagagcctgcaccaggtgcttccatgacactattattcattatgcttcctcctcttcttctttagttttggcctatggtttttgtttttttggcgcttggcaacaaacaggcattaggtcaccaactggaatggagtgTGCAGTATCTTGgcaatgtgattggccaaacctgcttttttccagtgtaacatattactttattttgtagtaacgagtaactaagatgcttaggggaaatgtagtggagtaaaagtatacattctATTTAGAAACTGTAgtagagtaaaagtaaaagtttccggaaatataaataatgacgtaaagtacagatacgtgaaaattctacttaagtacagtagcgaTTCtagcgaagtatttgtactttgttacattacaacactgatcATACCTAAAACAACATTACAGGTCGATTTTTCCAAAGACtcccaaaatgaaaacaaaaatacttccTCGTTGTTGGtcgttatgagctgcttgcaaAATAAACCCATATGGtggttttctgggtgaggaagGGCTGCCTGGACCAGAACTAGACAACCCGGAACCACTAGAACAAAACTAGCCATAatgctttttcttttaacaatgtttttattaatttcccAAGCCACAACAAAATTTCATTCTCAACCTCTGCCATACTACAACAATCAAAAAAGTAAATGCAAATGATATGTAGGGATCGAccaatactggtttttcaaggccgatacagATACCGATTATTAGATAATAAAACCAATAATCCATATTTGGATTATCGGACCGAtcgcatttacagtgaaaaaatCAAAATTAGGtgtttggaatgttacaaaatccaacaaaaaacgtttgtttaaatgctttaagcaattatttaatgaattattttgtcatacacccccaatttgcttctcaatatatatatatatatatatatatatatatatacatatatgtcaGTCTCTCCATGGACTCACATTGCACCATATTCTTGATCCAAGCACCAATTGTAGGTGCCTCCATTTTCTTCCAGATGAGAGCTATAGTGCTTTTTGCCTGTAGACCTGATgactattttactatttatgtTTAAGCACAAGTATGGACCAGTGGCACATCATGTATAGCCTGAACTAGTTCTTTTATATGCATAGACAAAACTAACAACTTATCGAGGCTCACTGGATCATTTATGACAACATGACTGATCTGTCTCTTAAAAACGAGGAAAACATGTCGATCGTCAGTGCCTTCCAAAACACGTTTCTGATCTGCCACCTCTGTGGTTAAGGTCTGCTTAAGTTCAGGACACTTCTCGGTTAAGAGGAACAAATCAGTGACTGAACTCTCAAAGCAACTacgtcttttatttttttcaaatcggACACTGCAGGAGTCAGGAGTGTGAGAAAATGACCTCGGTGGGTTATacatatttctatatatttctgtgtctctctgctcaacCACACACCTTTTCACCCCCCAGCAGAGGAACAAacaaatgggtttttttttaaaggaaaaagaaagcaaAATCAAACGTGTGGCCTTAtcagtgtgtctgtttgtgtgtcgaGCTGAGTGCGAAGGGATGTTTCAAGTCCTGTTGCAGGAAGAACTGACTTCCAAACATTCATCAGtgatgtgaaaatgtgtgtgtgtgtgtgtgtgtgtgtgtctgtgtctgttgctGGTGTGTGTAAAGAGTAAAGCAGCTGGAAGTACTGTGGCATGCGGAGCATCCTGAGTGACAGGTTGTCATGGCAACACAACAAGACCGTGCCCTGACACGAAACCATCAAGGTTGTGTTTTTCAACGAGTAAATGATAAACCAGTCGACCGTctgtcctccttcttcttctattAGCTTTGTGATCCATGCTGATAATGTGCGAACTCTTCAGCAATACTCCACTTTATGTTCCTAACCCGAGAAATgtacagcctgtgtgtgtgtgtgtgtgtgtgtgtgtgtgtgtgtgtgtgtgtgtgtatgtgtgtgtttaccatcTGCTGGACTCTCCGATATGATCAAACACACCCGGCTCAAGAGTGCCAACGTAACCACTCACACACTTAGAGATAAGCCAGCAGAAATGGGCCTTTGTAGTGTTTACAGCTGTGTTGCAGCGTAACAACCGTCTATCAGCAGCCTGTGtccgccgctgctgctgcttagGGGGAGTTTGGGTCAGTGACGCAGCCGACCTGGACACTCTGCGGGAAAAACGTACGAGAAACATTTCTCGCACATCTTACCCAATGACCCTGTGTGTCATAACATCCCTTACTGTAAACCCTTTTGGATTGGAGCGTGGGAGGCAAAACACAACCCCCATTGCTTAagagtgtgtttgcatgcatatAGCCTAACGTGCATGTTTGTATATCTCTGTTTGTATCCGTGTTTAAGCAAGG
This sequence is a window from Sander lucioperca isolate FBNREF2018 chromosome 11, SLUC_FBN_1.2, whole genome shotgun sequence. Protein-coding genes within it:
- the igfbp1a gene encoding LOW QUALITY PROTEIN: insulin-like growth factor-binding protein 1a (The sequence of the model RefSeq protein was modified relative to this genomic sequence to represent the inferred CDS: deleted 1 base in 1 codon), whose protein sequence is MLSMGGLHLKHVVVAAVCSVLATGTLGSPVVGPEPIRCAPCSPEKLSQCPEVAPGCTEVLREPGCGCCLACALKAEELCGIYTAPCGSGLKCTPRPGDPRPLHSLTRGQAVCTESTEPEPTPEPQTQDQGEPEAEMENAAIVPDPGSSHYLPGHSKPYDPRAAADAQESMKAKLLANRKKMVEQGPCHVELHRALEKIAKSQQKLGDKLTRFYLPNCDKHGLYKPKQCESSLDGQRGRCWCVNSWNGKQMLGWTDLSVEAECPKEINH